One genomic segment of Tubulanus polymorphus chromosome 4, tnTubPoly1.2, whole genome shotgun sequence includes these proteins:
- the LOC141903546 gene encoding transmembrane protein 94-like isoform X4 produces the protein MECIKLNAWYPCNYLNLNSPLSPCVSVQWTFRDNELVNLPTNFLVKGDLILLRPGQEIQVHCKEVEGSTSDEAKVYVPGDIFMPTIEGEAPTTAPKGRKPLEPIPHITLETPYVKNLRLTLEDGDKKPESILHHQQFQIGSVIIQRIIVPVVFMLMFFVNMMRYFFLKDNVGHWAEMAFVLQVYAVLPLVPLVFPVLWNLLNYYGLARILTVYQKSLETSKQPESTDDLCSDDSSISMDEATEEFTWRELAINFKEILLGKSEVLPRTVSMVHALGTATAFCCVDKKGILSWPIPVAEKVFFLTPKDTGLTEEETSDDELHVETNNITKRDGKHVDIKRVDSVMDQGFYQESKVEVLDVTHDLKHPYGLLFDDPNWKNHIDSLKPLGLNILLNTCNTELADEYTKFSDHITCASYKKEDTIAVVNRRETESKLRCLCELAKQIGFADEAMNIFDLQTHLGMYKYASLNLVCSHVSSDAGTHDRLYRTRSFIRHKTPMPNMISVAVKETNSGMAQLMTQGTADILLDLCSDYWNGRDLCSLTDSDRRRVLDFYHRQSMSAYCSAFSYCPLTEKISTKFKDIYIELPEEGFEINSVYRSPTPTHSWDVESLDCRVKKDSLSNVPRVHSMDSLLSQSSQLSLCDVDSCFRAQCNQIFIGMITMQYHAKGDIVQLIENLDNACIRFVHFSKENELRSRVFSEKMGLESGWNCHISLLSEKTSESSNSSQSPKHSTASENSPGFNSEDDGEKGADVRGADDESSIQIKIKEDPIDESSRRPSRADVNPDVIVTNGNGENRVVNATHETDLLLLQAAAEDEARSQATSNYTDNTDDSMAYDMLNRAKLPKGIENIRPHLQSVDNVPLLVSLFTDCTHNTTTEMIKIMQEHGEVVLVFGSSANIFNTAIFLQADLSIGVEPLYPRICVKQSPVVDVWEDEHISPMEMSNSLQSLPCSIANRRDVNISYIKLIAEARFHVQSMRNTFQTLLCFYLSLTLIQFAASVLLLPPIFTGRHLLWLICLILPALALSLMGNEIDPVVMSQAATKDKSPLSRKTVLEFLLYAAIRFIPSLAICLLSYGLSLYYICLKNPHRNCENLLTYMNSSTTASWNGWGTDYTGSYSIAQNLTVLQLVLCFTCISVSLVNVNYPTWRRPPFSNVLWCITVPSILVLQLLYACISVAIANRNSSMIGWVKDIPIASWCLVFIWPFFLLPISELIKLTEIKLAERYQKRARLQFGTKLGMNSPF, from the exons ATGG AATGTATCAAATTGAACGCGTGGTATCCGTGTAACTATTTAAATCTGAACAGTCCACTTTCTCCGTGCGTCTCCGTTCAATGGACGTTTCGTGATAACGAACTAGTCAATTTACCGACAAACTTTCTAGTCAAAGGTGATCTCATTTTACTGCGGCCAGGTCAAGAGATTCAGGTGCATTGTAAAGAAGTTGAG gGTTCTACTAGCGATGAAGCGAAGGTGTACGTACCCGGTGATATATTCATGCCAACAATCGAAGGCGAAGCACCGACTACGGCTCCTAAAGGTCGTAAACCACTCGAGCCAATTCCTCATATCACACTAGAGACTCCTTATGTGAAAAATCTCAG ACTGACTCTAGAAGACGGAGATAAGAAACCCGAGAGTATCCTGCATCATCAACAGTTTCAAATAGGTTCAGTCATTATTCAGAGAATAATCGTTCCGGTTGTTTTC atgttgATGTTTTTCGTGAATATGATGAGATATTTTTTCCTCAAGGATAACGTCGGACATTGGGCTGAAATGGCTTTCGTTCTTCAG GTTTATGCCGTATTACCTCTTGTGCCGTTAGTTTTTCCGGTTTTAtggaatttattgaattattacgGCCTCGCGAGAATACTTACTGTTTATCAGAAATCATTAGAAACCTCGAAACAACCG gaAAGTACGGATGACCTGTGTTCCGATGATAGCAGTATCTCAATGGATGAAGCTACTGAGGAATTCACTTGGCGCGAACTCGCGATTAACTTCAAAGAAATTTTGCTCGGTAAAAGTGAAGTTCTTCCCAGAACGGTGTCGATGGTGCACGCACTCGGAACTGCTACA GCTTTCTGTTGCGTCGATAAGAAGGGTATCCTCTCATGGCCGATTCCCGTCGCTGAAAAGGTTTTCTTCTTGACTCCAAAAGACACGGGACTCACGGAGGAAGAGACGTCTGACGATGAGTTACACGTGGAAACAAACAATATTACTAAACGCGATGGAAAACACGTCGACATCAAACGTGTTGATAGCGTTATGGATCAAG GTTTTTACCAAGAAAGTAAAGTCGAAGTTTTAGACGTGACTCATGATCTAAAG CATCCGTACGGTTTGTTGTTCGATGATCCGAACTGGAAAAATCACATCGATTCATTGAAACCATTG GGTTTGAATATATTATTGAATACATGTAACACTGAACTCGCTGATGAATACACGAAATTCTCTGATCATATCACGTGCGCGTCGTATAAGAAAGAAGATACAATAGCCGTAGTTAATCGAAG GGAAACGGAGTCTAAACTCAG ATGTTTATGCGAATTAGCGAAACAGATCGGTTTCGCCGATGAAGCGATGAATATATTCGATCTTCAGACGCATCTTGGAATGTATAAATATGCT TCTTTGAATTTGGTTTGTTCACATGTG TCGTCTGACGCGGGAACTCATGATCGTCTATACAGAACCCGATCGTTCATCAGACATAAAACACCGATGCCTAACATGATCTCAGTCGCCGTTAAAGAGACTAATTCTG GAATGGCTCAGTTGATGACACAAGGCACTGCTGATATCTTACTCGATTTGTGTTCTGATTACTGGAATGGTCGGGATCTATGTTCACTCACTGATTCAGACCG TCGTCGAGTGCTCGATTTCTATCATCGTCAGAGTATGTCAGCTTACTGTTCAGCGTTCTCTTACTGTCCCCTCACCGAGAAAATCAGTACCAAATTCAAAGATATCTACATCGAATTACCGGAGGAAGGATTTGAAATCAACTCAGTTTATCGAAGTCCAACTCCTACTCA TTCGTGGGACGTAGAATCATTAGACTGTCGAGTGAAGAAAGATTCATTATCAAACGTACCACGCGTTCACAGTATGGATTCATTACTCAGTCAATCCAGTCAGCTTTCATTGTGCGACGTCGATAGCTGTTTTAGAGCTCAATGCAATCAGATATTCATCGGAATGATCACCATGCAATATCACGCTAAAGGG GATATCGTTCAACTAATTGAGAATCTGGATAATGCTTGCATTCGATTTGTACATTTCTCAAAGGAAAATGAACTTCGCAGCAGG gTGTTCTCCGAGAAAATGGGTCTCGAATCTGGTTGGAATTGTCACATATCGTTACTCAGTGAGAAAACGAGTGAATCGTCGAATTCATCGCAAAGTCCGAAACATTCGACGGCGAGCGAAAACTCACCCGGTTTCAACTCGGAGGATGACGGAGAGAAGGGAGCAGATGTCAGAGGAGCCGACGACGAatcttcaattcaaatcaaaattaagGAAGATCCGATCGACGAATCATCGAGACGACCTTCAAGGGCAGACGTCAATCCGGACGTGATCGTAACAAACGGAAACGGCGAGAATCGTGTCGTCAACGCGACGCATGAAACTGATTTATTACTGTTACAAGCAGCGGCTGAAGATGAAGCACGCAGTCAGGCTACTTCTAATTATACCGATAATACTGATGATAGCATGGCTTATGACATGCTTAATCGG gcAAAACTTCCGAAAGGCATCGAAAATATCCGTCCACATCTTCAGAGTGTTGACAACGTTCcgttattggtttcattgttCACTGACTGTACACATAACA ctactactgaaatgataaagataatgcaGGAACATGGTGAAGTTGTTCTTGTTTTCGGCAGTTCAGCGAATATCTTCAACACGGCTATATTCTTACAGGCTGATCTAAG TATCGGAGTTGAACCGTTGTATCCTCGTATCTGTGTTAAACAGTCACCGGTAGTCGATGTCTGGGAAGATGAACACATTTCACCGATGGAAATGTCGAACAGTTTACAAAGTTTACCGTGTTCAATCGCTAATAGAAGAGATGTTAATatcagttatattaaactaatTGCTGag GCGCGGTTTCATGTTCAATCAATGCGTAACACATTCCAAACTCTACTCTGTTTCTACCTGTCACTGACGTTGATACAGTTCGCTGCGTCTGTGTTATTGTTACCGCCGATATTCACCGGGCGCCACCTACTGTGGTTAATCTGTCTCATTCTACCCGCTTTAGCCTTGTCGTTGATGGGTAATGAAATCGATCCGGTCGTTATGAGTCAGGCTGCTACTAAAGATAAGTCGCCATTGTCTCGCAAG ACGGTTTTGGAGTTTTTGCTATACGCGGCGATCAGATTCATACCATCTCTAGCGATCTGTTTATTATCATACGGTCTCAGTTTATATTACATCTGTCTGAAAAATCCGCACAGAAATTGTGAAAATCTTCTCACATACAT GAATTCTAGCACGACAGCCTCGTGGAATGGTTGGGGTACGGATTATACGGGTAGTTATTCGATCGCACAAAATCTCACTGTTCTGCAGCTCGTTCTGTGTTTCA CTTGTATATCAGTGAGTCTCGTAAATGTGAATTACCCGACGTGGAGGCGTCCACCGTTTAGTAACGTTCTGTGGTGTATTACAGTACCATCTAT tttGGTATTGCAGCTATTATACGCTTGTATCTCAGTAGCTATAGCCAATAGAAACAGCTCAATGATTGGCTGGGTTAAAGATATCCCCATAGCCTCCTGGTGTCTGGTTTTTATCTGGCCGTTTTTCTTGCTTCCAATCAGTGAACTCATTAAACTGACAGAAATTAA ACTGGCAGAACGTTACCAGAAAAGAGCTCGATTACAGTTCGGCACAAAGTTAGGAATGAATTCTCCATTCTGA
- the LOC141903546 gene encoding transmembrane protein 94-like isoform X3, translating into MGEGTTNGFSSREGLQRLYQELLQELNNYELQQSQKSWTKKFTNSAFYHHNKKSVFHWPDCVIIILMVVFLLISFYFTDDHSRYVWYVLEALILLILGVANVYMTGWDDQCKQTELVNKTKDVLRNLEECIKLNAWYPCNYLNLNSPLSPCVSVQWTFRDNELVNLPTNFLVKGDLILLRPGQEIQVHCKEVEGSTSDEAKVYVPGDIFMPTIEGEAPTTAPKGRKPLEPIPHITLETPYVKNLRLTLEDGDKKPESILHHQQFQIGSVIIQRIIVPVVFMLMFFVNMMRYFFLKDNVGHWAEMAFVLQVYAVLPLVPLVFPVLWNLLNYYGLARILTVYQKSLETSKQPESTDDLCSDDSSISMDEATEEFTWRELAINFKEILLGKSEVLPRTVSMVHALGTATAFCCVDKKGILSWPIPVAEKVFFLTPKDTGLTEEETSDDELHVETNNITKRDGKHVDIKRVDSVMDQGFYQESKVEVLDVTHDLKHPYGLLFDDPNWKNHIDSLKPLGLNILLNTCNTELADEYTKFSDHITCASYKKEDTIAVVNRRCLCELAKQIGFADEAMNIFDLQTHLGMYKYASSDAGTHDRLYRTRSFIRHKTPMPNMISVAVKETNSGMAQLMTQGTADILLDLCSDYWNGRDLCSLTDSDRRRVLDFYHRQSMSAYCSAFSYCPLTEKISTKFKDIYIELPEEGFEINSVYRSPTPTHSWDVESLDCRVKKDSLSNVPRVHSMDSLLSQSSQLSLCDVDSCFRAQCNQIFIGMITMQYHAKGDIVQLIENLDNACIRFVHFSKENELRSRVFSEKMGLESGWNCHISLLSEKTSESSNSSQSPKHSTASENSPGFNSEDDGEKGADVRGADDESSIQIKIKEDPIDESSRRPSRADVNPDVIVTNGNGENRVVNATHETDLLLLQAAAEDEARSQATSNYTDNTDDSMAYDMLNRAKLPKGIENIRPHLQSVDNVPLLVSLFTDCTHNTTTEMIKIMQEHGEVVLVFGSSANIFNTAIFLQADLSIGVEPLYPRICVKQSPVVDVWEDEHISPMEMSNSLQSLPCSIANRRDVNISYIKLIAEARFHVQSMRNTFQTLLCFYLSLTLIQFAASVLLLPPIFTGRHLLWLICLILPALALSLMGNEIDPVVMSQAATKDKSPLSRKTVLEFLLYAAIRFIPSLAICLLSYGLSLYYICLKNPHRNCENLLTYMNSSTTASWNGWGTDYTGSYSIAQNLTVLQLVLCFTCISVSLVNVNYPTWRRPPFSNVLWCITVPSILVLQLLYACISVAIANRNSSMIGWVKDIPIASWCLVFIWPFFLLPISELIKLTEIKLAERYQKRARLQFGTKLGMNSPF; encoded by the exons ATGGGAGAGGGTACGACGAATGGTTTCAGCAGCCGGGAAGGTTTACAGCGATTATACCAGGAATTGCTACAGGAATTAAACAATTACGAACTTCAACAATCCCAAAAATCATGGACGAAAAAATTCACTAATTCAGCTTTCTATCATCACAATAAAAAGTCAGTATTTCACTGGCCTGACTGCGTGATTATCATTCTCATGGTCGTATTTTTACTCATTAGTTTCTACTTTACTGATGATCACTCGAG ATATGTGTGGTACGTGTTGGAAGCGTTGattctattgattttgggTGTGGCCAATGTCTATATGACCGGCTGGGACGACCAGtgcaaacaaactgaattagTAAACAAAACCAAAGATGTCTTGCGCAACTTAGAAG AATGTATCAAATTGAACGCGTGGTATCCGTGTAACTATTTAAATCTGAACAGTCCACTTTCTCCGTGCGTCTCCGTTCAATGGACGTTTCGTGATAACGAACTAGTCAATTTACCGACAAACTTTCTAGTCAAAGGTGATCTCATTTTACTGCGGCCAGGTCAAGAGATTCAGGTGCATTGTAAAGAAGTTGAG gGTTCTACTAGCGATGAAGCGAAGGTGTACGTACCCGGTGATATATTCATGCCAACAATCGAAGGCGAAGCACCGACTACGGCTCCTAAAGGTCGTAAACCACTCGAGCCAATTCCTCATATCACACTAGAGACTCCTTATGTGAAAAATCTCAG ACTGACTCTAGAAGACGGAGATAAGAAACCCGAGAGTATCCTGCATCATCAACAGTTTCAAATAGGTTCAGTCATTATTCAGAGAATAATCGTTCCGGTTGTTTTC atgttgATGTTTTTCGTGAATATGATGAGATATTTTTTCCTCAAGGATAACGTCGGACATTGGGCTGAAATGGCTTTCGTTCTTCAG GTTTATGCCGTATTACCTCTTGTGCCGTTAGTTTTTCCGGTTTTAtggaatttattgaattattacgGCCTCGCGAGAATACTTACTGTTTATCAGAAATCATTAGAAACCTCGAAACAACCG gaAAGTACGGATGACCTGTGTTCCGATGATAGCAGTATCTCAATGGATGAAGCTACTGAGGAATTCACTTGGCGCGAACTCGCGATTAACTTCAAAGAAATTTTGCTCGGTAAAAGTGAAGTTCTTCCCAGAACGGTGTCGATGGTGCACGCACTCGGAACTGCTACA GCTTTCTGTTGCGTCGATAAGAAGGGTATCCTCTCATGGCCGATTCCCGTCGCTGAAAAGGTTTTCTTCTTGACTCCAAAAGACACGGGACTCACGGAGGAAGAGACGTCTGACGATGAGTTACACGTGGAAACAAACAATATTACTAAACGCGATGGAAAACACGTCGACATCAAACGTGTTGATAGCGTTATGGATCAAG GTTTTTACCAAGAAAGTAAAGTCGAAGTTTTAGACGTGACTCATGATCTAAAG CATCCGTACGGTTTGTTGTTCGATGATCCGAACTGGAAAAATCACATCGATTCATTGAAACCATTG GGTTTGAATATATTATTGAATACATGTAACACTGAACTCGCTGATGAATACACGAAATTCTCTGATCATATCACGTGCGCGTCGTATAAGAAAGAAGATACAATAGCCGTAGTTAATCGAAG ATGTTTATGCGAATTAGCGAAACAGATCGGTTTCGCCGATGAAGCGATGAATATATTCGATCTTCAGACGCATCTTGGAATGTATAAATATGCT TCGTCTGACGCGGGAACTCATGATCGTCTATACAGAACCCGATCGTTCATCAGACATAAAACACCGATGCCTAACATGATCTCAGTCGCCGTTAAAGAGACTAATTCTG GAATGGCTCAGTTGATGACACAAGGCACTGCTGATATCTTACTCGATTTGTGTTCTGATTACTGGAATGGTCGGGATCTATGTTCACTCACTGATTCAGACCG TCGTCGAGTGCTCGATTTCTATCATCGTCAGAGTATGTCAGCTTACTGTTCAGCGTTCTCTTACTGTCCCCTCACCGAGAAAATCAGTACCAAATTCAAAGATATCTACATCGAATTACCGGAGGAAGGATTTGAAATCAACTCAGTTTATCGAAGTCCAACTCCTACTCA TTCGTGGGACGTAGAATCATTAGACTGTCGAGTGAAGAAAGATTCATTATCAAACGTACCACGCGTTCACAGTATGGATTCATTACTCAGTCAATCCAGTCAGCTTTCATTGTGCGACGTCGATAGCTGTTTTAGAGCTCAATGCAATCAGATATTCATCGGAATGATCACCATGCAATATCACGCTAAAGGG GATATCGTTCAACTAATTGAGAATCTGGATAATGCTTGCATTCGATTTGTACATTTCTCAAAGGAAAATGAACTTCGCAGCAGG gTGTTCTCCGAGAAAATGGGTCTCGAATCTGGTTGGAATTGTCACATATCGTTACTCAGTGAGAAAACGAGTGAATCGTCGAATTCATCGCAAAGTCCGAAACATTCGACGGCGAGCGAAAACTCACCCGGTTTCAACTCGGAGGATGACGGAGAGAAGGGAGCAGATGTCAGAGGAGCCGACGACGAatcttcaattcaaatcaaaattaagGAAGATCCGATCGACGAATCATCGAGACGACCTTCAAGGGCAGACGTCAATCCGGACGTGATCGTAACAAACGGAAACGGCGAGAATCGTGTCGTCAACGCGACGCATGAAACTGATTTATTACTGTTACAAGCAGCGGCTGAAGATGAAGCACGCAGTCAGGCTACTTCTAATTATACCGATAATACTGATGATAGCATGGCTTATGACATGCTTAATCGG gcAAAACTTCCGAAAGGCATCGAAAATATCCGTCCACATCTTCAGAGTGTTGACAACGTTCcgttattggtttcattgttCACTGACTGTACACATAACA ctactactgaaatgataaagataatgcaGGAACATGGTGAAGTTGTTCTTGTTTTCGGCAGTTCAGCGAATATCTTCAACACGGCTATATTCTTACAGGCTGATCTAAG TATCGGAGTTGAACCGTTGTATCCTCGTATCTGTGTTAAACAGTCACCGGTAGTCGATGTCTGGGAAGATGAACACATTTCACCGATGGAAATGTCGAACAGTTTACAAAGTTTACCGTGTTCAATCGCTAATAGAAGAGATGTTAATatcagttatattaaactaatTGCTGag GCGCGGTTTCATGTTCAATCAATGCGTAACACATTCCAAACTCTACTCTGTTTCTACCTGTCACTGACGTTGATACAGTTCGCTGCGTCTGTGTTATTGTTACCGCCGATATTCACCGGGCGCCACCTACTGTGGTTAATCTGTCTCATTCTACCCGCTTTAGCCTTGTCGTTGATGGGTAATGAAATCGATCCGGTCGTTATGAGTCAGGCTGCTACTAAAGATAAGTCGCCATTGTCTCGCAAG ACGGTTTTGGAGTTTTTGCTATACGCGGCGATCAGATTCATACCATCTCTAGCGATCTGTTTATTATCATACGGTCTCAGTTTATATTACATCTGTCTGAAAAATCCGCACAGAAATTGTGAAAATCTTCTCACATACAT GAATTCTAGCACGACAGCCTCGTGGAATGGTTGGGGTACGGATTATACGGGTAGTTATTCGATCGCACAAAATCTCACTGTTCTGCAGCTCGTTCTGTGTTTCA CTTGTATATCAGTGAGTCTCGTAAATGTGAATTACCCGACGTGGAGGCGTCCACCGTTTAGTAACGTTCTGTGGTGTATTACAGTACCATCTAT tttGGTATTGCAGCTATTATACGCTTGTATCTCAGTAGCTATAGCCAATAGAAACAGCTCAATGATTGGCTGGGTTAAAGATATCCCCATAGCCTCCTGGTGTCTGGTTTTTATCTGGCCGTTTTTCTTGCTTCCAATCAGTGAACTCATTAAACTGACAGAAATTAA ACTGGCAGAACGTTACCAGAAAAGAGCTCGATTACAGTTCGGCACAAAGTTAGGAATGAATTCTCCATTCTGA